A single genomic interval of Candidatus Bipolaricaulis anaerobius harbors:
- a CDS encoding HAD-IIA family hydrolase gives MTALAGYLLDLDGTVYVGERLIPGADRAIAHLRELGRKVLFLSNKPLSSRQDYAEKLSSLGIPAQEDEVINSSYVLAQHLSREAPGAKVFAIGELPLLVELCRAGLVLCEDPRKIEYVIAAFDRTFDYRKLDIAFQALRRGAHFYATNPDRTCPVEGGEIPDAAAVIAALAATTGREVERVFGKPSPHMVELALATLGLPPERCALVGDRLETDIRMAKDHGLLAILTLTGVTHRRDLASSPVQPDHVIEGIGDLPRLDRELNRGDEDA, from the coding sequence ATGACGGCCCTCGCCGGGTACCTCCTGGATTTGGATGGCACGGTGTACGTGGGGGAGAGGCTCATCCCTGGCGCCGATCGGGCGATCGCCCACCTGCGGGAGCTGGGGCGGAAGGTCCTGTTCCTCTCGAACAAACCCCTCTCCTCTCGCCAGGATTACGCCGAGAAGCTCAGTTCGCTCGGGATTCCCGCCCAAGAGGACGAGGTGATCAACTCCTCCTATGTCCTGGCCCAGCACCTCTCCCGGGAGGCCCCGGGCGCCAAGGTGTTCGCCATCGGGGAACTGCCCCTCCTGGTGGAGCTTTGCCGCGCTGGCCTCGTGCTCTGTGAGGATCCGAGGAAAATCGAGTACGTGATCGCCGCATTCGACCGCACGTTCGACTACCGCAAACTCGATATCGCGTTCCAGGCTTTGCGGCGCGGCGCCCACTTCTACGCCACCAATCCGGATCGCACCTGTCCGGTGGAGGGAGGGGAGATCCCTGATGCAGCGGCGGTGATCGCGGCCCTCGCGGCGACGACGGGGCGTGAGGTGGAGCGCGTGTTCGGAAAACCGTCTCCCCACATGGTCGAGCTCGCCCTGGCCACCCTCGGCCTCCCCCCGGAGCGGTGCGCGCTGGTCGGCGACCGCCTGGAGACGGACATCCGCATGGCCAAGGACCACGGGCTGTTGGCCATCCTAACCCTGACCGGGGTGACCCACCGCCGCGACCTCGCGTCGTCCCCCGTTCAGCCCGACCACGTGATCGAGGGGATCGGGGACCTGCCGCGGCTCGATCGCGAACTCAACAGAGGTGATGAAGATGCGTGA